A genomic region of Rhizobium sp. NXC24 contains the following coding sequences:
- a CDS encoding 4-hydroxyproline epimerase, with amino-acid sequence MRWKRTIQLLDVHCEGEIGKVAIGGVPKIPGNTIAEQLQWLNTDPKGEELRRFLVLEPRGAPIGSVNLLLSAKHPDADAGFIILQPDQAHASSGSNSICVTTALLESGIVEMKEPETVVTLDTAAGLVRATATCCEGRCEKVRLTMVPSFVHELDVQIDTPHWGRIELDLCYGGIFYALVDVGQVNLTIEKANAASLVQAGMILKDLINRAIPVVHPEIPAISGVAYVMFRDVDADGAVRTCTTMWPGRADRSPCGTGSSANLATLHARGKAKVGDIFKSRSIIGSEFEVGLHAVTEVAGKPAIIPTITGRGFTFGLSQVALDPFDPMANGFAMTDVWGPSAGDIKG; translated from the coding sequence ATGAGATGGAAGCGCACGATCCAGTTGCTCGACGTTCATTGCGAAGGTGAAATCGGCAAGGTCGCGATCGGCGGCGTGCCGAAGATCCCCGGCAATACGATCGCCGAGCAGCTACAATGGTTGAACACCGATCCGAAGGGCGAGGAATTGCGCCGCTTCCTGGTGCTGGAGCCGCGCGGCGCACCGATCGGCTCCGTCAACCTGCTGCTGTCAGCCAAGCATCCCGATGCTGATGCCGGCTTCATCATCCTGCAGCCAGATCAGGCACATGCGAGCTCCGGCTCCAATTCAATCTGCGTGACGACGGCGCTGCTCGAATCCGGCATCGTCGAGATGAAAGAACCGGAAACTGTGGTTACGCTCGACACCGCCGCTGGCCTGGTGCGGGCGACCGCCACCTGCTGTGAAGGCCGCTGCGAGAAGGTGCGGCTTACCATGGTTCCGTCCTTTGTGCATGAGCTGGACGTGCAGATCGACACGCCGCATTGGGGCAGGATCGAGCTCGACCTCTGCTATGGCGGCATTTTTTACGCGCTGGTCGATGTCGGTCAGGTCAATCTGACGATCGAGAAGGCCAACGCCGCATCGCTCGTGCAGGCCGGCATGATCCTGAAGGACCTGATCAATCGCGCAATCCCAGTGGTGCATCCGGAAATTCCGGCGATCTCCGGCGTCGCCTATGTCATGTTCCGGGATGTCGATGCCGATGGCGCGGTCCGCACCTGCACGACCATGTGGCCCGGCCGCGCCGACCGTTCGCCCTGCGGCACGGGCAGTTCCGCCAACCTCGCCACGCTGCATGCCCGCGGCAAGGCCAAGGTCGGCGATATCTTCAAATCCCGCTCGATCATCGGCTCGGAATTCGAGGTCGGCTTGCACGCGGTCACGGAAGTTGCCGGCAAACCTGCCATCATCCCCACCATCACCGGCCGCGGCTTCACCTTCGGTCTCAGCCAGGTGGCGCTCGATCCCTTCGATCCAATGGCGAACGGTTTTGCCATGACGGACGTCTGGGGGCCGTCGGCGGGGGATATCAAGGGATAA
- a CDS encoding transcriptional regulator produces the protein MDLGALRTLQTEEEYEAALKAVRPYFENEPEADTPEAAHFDALVLFIEEYEAKHYPIPRASPVDVIKSVMMTNNYTRADLVEIIGSKARVADLLNGRREINLDQIKKISRAWHIPVGALVGDLVA, from the coding sequence ATGGATCTCGGTGCCCTTCGCACCTTGCAGACTGAAGAGGAATATGAAGCCGCGCTGAAGGCGGTACGGCCATATTTCGAAAATGAACCTGAAGCCGATACTCCTGAAGCCGCACATTTCGATGCGCTCGTGCTGTTTATCGAAGAATACGAGGCAAAGCATTATCCAATCCCACGCGCCTCGCCGGTCGATGTGATCAAATCCGTAATGATGACAAACAACTACACCCGCGCGGATCTCGTCGAAATCATTGGCTCAAAGGCCAGGGTTGCCGACCTCCTGAACGGCCGTCGGGAAATCAACCTCGATCAGATCAAGAAGATTAGCCGTGCCTGGCATATTCCAGTGGGCGCGCTTGTGGGCGATCTGGTCGCGTGA
- a CDS encoding type II toxin-antitoxin system HigB family toxin, whose product MADWHTTTSDADWNNFSELKATFNSADYVTNGKIVFDVGGNKYRIVGLVGFRTKRVFILFVGTHAEYDAIDVAKL is encoded by the coding sequence ATGGCAGATTGGCATACGACGACATCGGACGCCGACTGGAACAACTTCTCCGAGTTGAAGGCGACATTCAATTCCGCCGACTATGTGACGAATGGCAAAATCGTCTTCGATGTGGGCGGCAATAAGTATCGGATCGTTGGTCTTGTCGGATTTCGCACAAAGCGCGTGTTTATCCTGTTCGTTGGAACACATGCTGAATATGACGCCATAGACGTGGCAAAATTGTAA
- a CDS encoding oxidoreductase → MSDTKSDTQILFITGVSSGFGRALAEAALAAGHKVVGTLRKEADRAAFEALKPGFAFGKLLDVTDTAAIAPVIAEVEKEIGAIDVLVNNAGYGHEGLVEESTIDELRRQFEVNVFGPVAVIQAVLPYMRKRRAGRILNITSMGGLITLPGISFYHGSKFALEGISESLGKEVKSFGIHVTAIEPGGFRTDWAGRSMVRAERSIPDYDEIFEPLRQRRLERSGKQPGDPKKAAQVMLQLIASENPPTHLLLGRDAISLVREKLGLLKTEFDAWEQVSASTDFE, encoded by the coding sequence ATGTCCGATACAAAGTCCGATACCCAAATACTTTTCATCACCGGCGTTTCCTCCGGTTTCGGCCGGGCGCTGGCCGAAGCCGCCCTTGCCGCCGGCCATAAGGTCGTCGGCACGCTGCGCAAGGAAGCCGACCGCGCGGCATTCGAAGCGCTGAAGCCGGGCTTCGCCTTCGGCAAACTGCTCGACGTCACCGACACCGCCGCCATTGCGCCCGTCATCGCTGAGGTCGAGAAGGAGATCGGCGCAATCGACGTTCTCGTCAACAATGCCGGCTATGGGCATGAGGGTCTGGTCGAGGAATCGACGATCGATGAGCTGCGCCGTCAGTTCGAGGTCAACGTCTTCGGTCCTGTCGCCGTCATCCAGGCGGTGCTGCCCTATATGCGCAAGCGCCGGGCCGGCCGTATCCTTAACATCACCTCGATGGGCGGCCTCATCACGCTACCCGGCATTTCCTTCTATCATGGCAGCAAATTCGCTTTGGAAGGAATTTCCGAAAGCCTCGGCAAAGAGGTCAAGAGTTTCGGCATCCATGTAACTGCCATCGAGCCGGGCGGCTTCCGCACCGATTGGGCCGGCCGCTCGATGGTGCGTGCCGAGCGCTCGATCCCCGATTACGACGAAATCTTCGAACCGCTGCGCCAGCGCCGCCTCGAACGCAGCGGCAAGCAGCCCGGTGACCCGAAGAAGGCGGCACAAGTTATGCTGCAGCTCATTGCATCGGAAAACCCACCGACCCATCTTCTGTTAGGTCGCGACGCCATCAGTCTCGTTCGCGAAAAGCTCGGCCTGCTCAAGACCGAGTTCGACGCCTGGGAACAGGTCTCGGCTTCCACGGATTTCGAATAA
- a CDS encoding LysR family transcriptional regulator, whose protein sequence is MRQDVLDGLVTFVIVAEEKSFSAAAVRLGVSPSAVSQSISKLEGRMRLALFNRTTRSVSLTEAGQRYLERVVPAVHDLTAAAQELGDSVDRPAGLLRINMARAGYMIALQPILRDFLDAYPEIELEVRIEGSLVDIVGQGFDAGIRFGDLVQRDMVAVKIGPAISAHIIAAPSYLGRYGIPKHPHDLLNHNCIGFRHSSSGQVERWEFEKNGEKIELAVNGRLILNDSAALTQAALDGIGIAYMINGYIDRFLDDGRLVRILSDWSPALAGLTLYYADRRRVPAKLRALIDFLRQRRQVEPPQTAGALT, encoded by the coding sequence ATGCGTCAGGACGTGTTGGACGGGCTGGTGACCTTCGTCATCGTCGCGGAGGAAAAGAGCTTTTCGGCAGCCGCCGTGCGGCTCGGCGTGTCGCCCTCGGCGGTCAGCCAGTCGATCAGCAAACTGGAAGGCCGAATGCGGCTTGCACTTTTCAATCGCACCACCCGCAGCGTTAGCCTGACCGAGGCAGGCCAGCGCTATCTCGAACGCGTCGTCCCCGCCGTGCACGATCTGACGGCGGCCGCCCAGGAACTTGGCGACTCGGTCGACAGGCCCGCCGGACTGCTGCGCATCAATATGGCGCGCGCCGGCTATATGATCGCGCTTCAACCGATCCTAAGGGATTTCCTCGATGCCTATCCGGAAATCGAGCTGGAGGTGCGCATCGAGGGTTCCTTGGTCGATATAGTCGGCCAGGGCTTCGACGCCGGCATCCGCTTCGGCGATCTGGTGCAGCGCGACATGGTAGCCGTGAAGATCGGGCCGGCGATATCAGCCCATATCATTGCCGCGCCCAGCTATCTCGGACGATACGGAATTCCGAAACATCCGCACGATCTGCTCAACCACAATTGCATCGGCTTTCGCCATTCCTCCAGCGGGCAGGTCGAGCGCTGGGAATTCGAGAAGAATGGCGAGAAGATCGAACTTGCGGTCAACGGCCGGCTGATCCTCAACGATTCCGCCGCGCTGACGCAGGCAGCATTGGACGGTATCGGCATCGCTTATATGATCAACGGCTATATCGACCGCTTTCTGGACGACGGGCGGCTGGTGCGCATCTTGTCCGATTGGAGCCCGGCGCTTGCCGGCTTGACGCTATACTACGCCGACCGCCGCCGCGTACCGGCAAAGCTCAGGGCGCTCATCGACTTCCTGCGTCAACGGCGGCAGGTCGAACCGCCGCAGACGGCGGGCGCTCTGACCTGA
- a CDS encoding RbsD/FucU family protein: MLKGIDPLLSPDLLATLRAMGHGDEIALVDGNYPGLEHARRLIRLDGHDVVRVLDAVLSVLPIDDFVPQAIFRATVKQDRDALDPVHVEMVDVCARHVPDIKVVPLLPAEFYERVKQAHALVQTSEPRLYGNIILRKGVIYPR, encoded by the coding sequence ATGTTGAAGGGCATTGACCCACTATTGAGCCCCGACCTCCTGGCGACGCTGCGCGCCATGGGACACGGCGATGAAATCGCCCTCGTCGACGGCAATTATCCGGGTCTCGAACATGCCCGCCGCCTGATCCGCCTCGATGGCCACGACGTCGTCCGGGTGCTCGATGCCGTGCTGAGCGTGCTGCCGATCGACGATTTCGTACCGCAGGCGATTTTCCGCGCGACGGTCAAGCAGGACCGCGATGCCCTCGATCCCGTGCATGTGGAAATGGTCGACGTTTGCGCGCGGCATGTTCCCGACATCAAGGTGGTGCCGCTGCTGCCGGCTGAATTCTACGAGCGGGTGAAGCAGGCGCATGCGCTGGTGCAGACCAGCGAGCCGCGGCTTTATGGAAATATCATTCTGCGCAAGGGTGTGATCTATCCCCGCTAA
- a CDS encoding SDR family oxidoreductase: protein MSETEKPVALITGGGRGMGEAIARELSASGYRLALMSPSESCEKLASELGGVASRGVAEKAEDIQAIFDLTMKSYGRIDAVVNHTGHPPKGDLLDISDESWTLGSDMMILSLVRMARLVTPVMLKQGKGAFVNITTFAAYEPSLIFPVSCTYRAAAGAFTKLYSDRYAADNIRMNCILPGYIDSLNHKPETADKVPMKRIGLMSEIAKTAAFLLSDGAGYITGQNIRVDGGITRHV, encoded by the coding sequence ATGTCCGAAACCGAAAAGCCTGTTGCGCTAATCACCGGCGGCGGCCGCGGCATGGGCGAAGCCATCGCTCGCGAACTCTCGGCGAGCGGCTATCGTCTCGCGTTGATGTCGCCCTCGGAAAGCTGCGAGAAGCTGGCCTCTGAACTCGGCGGTGTCGCCTCGCGCGGCGTCGCCGAAAAAGCCGAGGATATCCAGGCGATCTTCGACCTGACGATGAAGAGCTACGGCCGCATCGACGCCGTGGTCAACCATACCGGCCACCCGCCGAAGGGCGATCTGCTCGATATCTCGGACGAGAGCTGGACGCTTGGTTCCGATATGATGATCCTGTCGCTAGTGCGTATGGCGAGGCTGGTCACGCCGGTCATGCTGAAGCAGGGCAAGGGCGCTTTCGTCAACATTACCACGTTCGCGGCCTACGAACCCTCTTTGATTTTCCCGGTCTCCTGCACCTACCGCGCCGCGGCCGGCGCCTTCACCAAGCTTTATTCGGATCGGTATGCGGCCGATAATATCCGCATGAACTGCATTCTGCCCGGCTACATCGACAGCCTGAATCACAAGCCGGAAACCGCCGACAAGGTGCCGATGAAGCGTATCGGCCTGATGAGCGAGATCGCCAAGACCGCGGCCTTCCTGCTTTCCGACGGCGCCGGCTATATCACCGGCCAGAATATCCGCGTCGATGGCGGCATCACCCGTCACGTCTGA
- a CDS encoding FAD-dependent oxidoreductase has translation MDENRRAVVVVGAGIIGVAIAFELQRRGRQVTLVDKGEPGEGASFGNMASIALDFAASSGPSTWAKIPGWLLDPEGPVWLRPSYALKMLPWFLRFVAAGRPSRLREIEDAGMSLSRHALGDFRTMLDAIGALDLMTEEGCLAIYETESEFAGDRGHIELMRRYGFEHKVLSGTEIRGYEPALSPKIAKAVLLPDNKSIRDPYQLVLKLVDAAKALGVTFTSGAVQTAERQANGAVSVLLEGGRRLEANDVVLAAGVHTRFIASALGEPIPLETERGYHTQIMKPGIAMRYSIIWPHRAFMVTPTAGGIRVGGNVELAGLDAPPDFRRPRILVRHAQRALPGLQVEDAKDWMGHRPALPDTIPIISPSSRIPGVWYATGHGHLGLTFSATTARLMADMMTGVTPEVDMTPFRINRY, from the coding sequence ATGGACGAAAACAGGCGGGCGGTCGTCGTTGTCGGCGCCGGCATTATTGGCGTGGCGATCGCCTTCGAATTGCAGCGGCGCGGCCGGCAGGTGACGCTCGTGGACAAGGGCGAGCCAGGTGAGGGCGCCTCCTTCGGCAATATGGCGAGCATCGCCCTCGATTTCGCTGCCAGTTCCGGCCCGTCCACTTGGGCGAAAATTCCGGGCTGGCTGCTGGACCCGGAAGGTCCGGTTTGGCTGAGGCCGTCCTATGCGCTGAAGATGCTACCCTGGTTCCTGCGCTTCGTCGCCGCCGGTCGGCCCTCTCGGTTGAGGGAGATCGAAGATGCCGGCATGAGCCTGTCTCGCCACGCTCTCGGCGATTTCAGGACGATGCTCGATGCCATCGGTGCCCTGGACCTGATGACGGAAGAAGGCTGCCTGGCCATCTACGAGACCGAATCGGAGTTTGCCGGCGACCGTGGCCATATCGAGCTAATGCGGCGTTATGGTTTCGAGCACAAGGTTCTCTCCGGCACGGAAATCCGCGGCTATGAACCGGCTCTGTCGCCGAAGATCGCCAAGGCGGTGCTGCTGCCGGATAACAAGTCGATCCGCGATCCCTATCAGCTCGTCCTCAAGCTGGTGGATGCCGCAAAGGCGCTCGGTGTCACCTTCACCTCCGGCGCGGTCCAGACCGCCGAGCGCCAGGCAAATGGCGCGGTCTCGGTGCTTCTCGAAGGCGGGCGTCGGCTGGAGGCCAATGATGTCGTACTCGCCGCCGGTGTCCATACGCGCTTTATCGCGTCGGCGCTTGGCGAGCCGATCCCGCTCGAGACAGAACGCGGCTATCACACGCAGATTATGAAGCCTGGCATTGCCATGCGCTATTCGATCATCTGGCCGCACCGCGCCTTCATGGTGACCCCAACGGCCGGCGGCATTCGCGTCGGCGGCAATGTCGAATTGGCGGGCCTTGACGCGCCCCCGGATTTTCGCCGCCCGCGCATCCTCGTCCGTCACGCCCAGCGGGCGCTGCCGGGGCTGCAGGTGGAGGATGCCAAGGACTGGATGGGCCATCGCCCGGCGCTGCCCGACACGATCCCGATCATCTCGCCGTCCTCGCGCATTCCCGGCGTCTGGTATGCCACCGGCCACGGCCATCTGGGACTGACCTTTTCGGCGACGACAGCAAGGTTGATGGCCGATATGATGACAGGCGTCACGCCCGAGGTCGACATGACCCCGTTCCGTATCAATCGCTATTAG
- a CDS encoding TetR family transcriptional regulator, whose translation MADANGIDGEVKEGRRERKRRQTRERIEAAALSLFLQRGFDGTTIEDITEAADVSKRSFFDYFPSKEEVVFAWQDSFSDELADAIAAQPKNASIVEVIEGALTSAVLAASSDQQNFAIAALIRETPALCARDQLKYAKLEQKLTDALCARFGGGDEEQFRLRLLSAIVVSTLRVGGERWNERPQELSLQDYAHRVFEELWTALAEFGTLLRQRNPDR comes from the coding sequence ATGGCGGACGCGAACGGGATCGACGGCGAAGTGAAGGAAGGCCGGCGCGAACGCAAGCGCCGCCAGACGCGCGAGCGCATCGAAGCGGCGGCGTTGTCGCTGTTCCTCCAGCGCGGCTTCGACGGCACGACGATCGAGGACATCACAGAGGCGGCCGATGTCTCCAAGCGCAGCTTCTTCGATTATTTCCCGAGCAAGGAAGAGGTGGTCTTCGCCTGGCAAGACAGCTTCTCGGATGAACTGGCCGATGCCATCGCCGCACAGCCTAAGAACGCGTCGATCGTCGAGGTCATTGAAGGCGCTTTAACCTCGGCAGTGCTTGCCGCCTCGTCGGATCAGCAGAACTTCGCCATAGCCGCCTTGATCCGCGAGACGCCGGCGCTTTGTGCCCGCGACCAGTTGAAATATGCCAAGCTTGAACAAAAGCTGACGGATGCGCTTTGTGCCCGCTTCGGCGGCGGCGATGAGGAGCAGTTCCGTCTGCGCCTGCTGTCGGCGATCGTGGTCAGCACGTTGCGCGTCGGCGGGGAGCGCTGGAATGAGCGGCCGCAGGAGCTGTCACTGCAGGATTACGCCCATCGCGTGTTCGAAGAGCTCTGGACCGCGCTTGCCGAGTTCGGCACGCTGTTGCGGCAACGCAATCCCGATCGCTGA
- a CDS encoding alpha/beta hydrolase, which produces MQRMEDAGQWGKALFRAIAVIAALSLTACGGRPIGVMQPVADNIPGTSKVDLLVATTRLPDEDPAILFSGERGPGLKVDAVSVSIPPEANRKVGQVQWPSRLPGNPLKNFVTTSVQPLMSVADNQAWLRTHLPKNKRVLIFVHGFNNRYEDSVYRFAQIVHDSHADVAPVVFTWPSRASIFDYAYDKESANYSRDALEELLRRASSNPSVGDITVMAHSMGTWLAVEALRQMAIRDGRVAPKIKNVILASPDLDVDVFGQQFRALGKDRPHFTLFVSRDDRALSLSRRISGNVDRLGQIDPSAEPYRSALEKEGITVLDLTKLKTGDSLNHGKFAESPEVVKLIGDRLIEGQTITDSDVGIGEAVGAVAIGAAQTVGSAASVAVSAPIAIFDPRTRQNYGEQIRRLGASAGNTVGSVGDSVETTGSSVGTVIGQ; this is translated from the coding sequence ATGCAGCGCATGGAAGATGCTGGCCAATGGGGGAAGGCCCTCTTCCGGGCGATCGCCGTCATTGCGGCGCTGTCTCTGACCGCCTGCGGCGGCCGTCCGATCGGCGTCATGCAGCCGGTCGCCGACAATATTCCGGGCACCTCAAAGGTCGATCTGCTAGTCGCCACCACGCGCCTGCCGGATGAGGATCCGGCGATCTTGTTTTCAGGAGAGCGCGGCCCTGGCTTGAAGGTGGATGCGGTCAGCGTCTCTATCCCGCCGGAGGCCAATCGCAAGGTCGGTCAGGTACAATGGCCGAGCCGTCTGCCCGGCAATCCCCTAAAGAATTTCGTCACCACCTCCGTCCAGCCGCTGATGAGTGTGGCCGACAATCAGGCCTGGCTGCGCACGCATCTGCCGAAGAACAAGCGCGTGCTGATTTTCGTGCACGGATTCAACAACCGCTATGAGGATTCGGTCTATCGCTTCGCTCAGATCGTCCATGACTCTCATGCCGATGTCGCGCCGGTCGTTTTCACCTGGCCGTCGCGGGCCAGCATTTTCGACTATGCCTACGACAAGGAAAGCGCCAATTATTCCCGCGACGCGCTGGAAGAACTGCTGCGTCGCGCCTCCTCCAATCCCTCTGTCGGCGATATCACCGTCATGGCCCACTCCATGGGCACCTGGCTCGCTGTCGAGGCCTTGAGGCAGATGGCGATCCGCGACGGCCGTGTCGCGCCGAAGATCAAGAATGTCATCCTCGCGTCTCCCGACCTCGACGTTGATGTCTTCGGCCAGCAATTTAGGGCGCTCGGCAAGGACAGGCCGCATTTTACCCTATTCGTCTCGCGCGATGACCGGGCGCTCTCGCTGTCGCGCCGCATCTCCGGCAATGTCGACCGCCTTGGCCAGATCGACCCGAGCGCCGAGCCCTATCGCAGCGCTCTGGAAAAAGAGGGCATCACCGTGCTCGATCTCACCAAGCTCAAGACCGGCGACAGTCTGAACCACGGCAAATTCGCCGAGAGCCCGGAAGTGGTCAAGCTGATCGGCGACCGGCTGATCGAGGGACAGACCATCACCGATTCCGATGTCGGCATCGGCGAAGCGGTCGGCGCGGTTGCCATCGGTGCGGCGCAGACGGTCGGTAGCGCGGCCAGCGTCGCCGTCAGTGCGCCGATCGCCATCTTCGATCCGCGCACCCGCCAGAATTACGGCGAGCAGATCCGCCGCCTTGGCGCATCCGCCGGCAATACCGTCGGCTCTGTCGGCGACAGCGTTGAGACGACCGGCAGCAGCGTCGGCACGGTGATCGGCCAATAG
- a CDS encoding aldo/keto reductase, translated as MTDLNAAKSGQFKIGGDLTVNRLGFGAMRITGSGIWGEPADHDESIRTLKRLPELGIDFIDTADSYGPDVSERLIKEALHPYGDKVVIATKGGLTRTGPDVWIPLGRPEYLIQQAHKSLRNLGVEQIDLWQLHRIDPKVPAAEQFDAVKSLLDAKIIRHAGLSEVSVADIEAASKRFKVATVQNRYNLVDRTSEDVLDYCTRHNIGFIPWFPLAAGDLAKEGSLLDIIAKKHGAAPSQIALAWVLKRSPVMLPIPGTGKVKHLEENTAAVNITLSYEEFSALDAEGKKAFAAA; from the coding sequence ATGACAGATTTAAACGCAGCCAAGTCCGGTCAATTCAAGATCGGCGGCGACCTCACCGTCAATCGTCTCGGTTTCGGCGCTATGCGCATCACCGGTTCCGGCATATGGGGCGAGCCGGCGGACCACGATGAATCCATACGCACCCTGAAGCGCCTACCGGAACTCGGCATAGACTTCATCGATACGGCTGATTCCTATGGCCCTGACGTCTCCGAACGTCTGATCAAGGAAGCCCTCCACCCCTATGGCGACAAGGTAGTCATCGCCACCAAGGGAGGTCTGACCCGCACCGGCCCCGACGTGTGGATTCCTCTGGGCCGCCCGGAATATCTGATTCAGCAGGCGCATAAGAGCCTGCGCAATCTCGGTGTCGAACAGATTGATCTCTGGCAGCTTCACCGCATCGACCCCAAGGTGCCCGCCGCCGAACAGTTCGACGCCGTCAAGTCGCTGCTCGATGCCAAGATCATCCGTCATGCGGGCCTCAGCGAAGTGTCGGTCGCCGACATCGAAGCCGCTTCGAAGCGTTTCAAGGTGGCGACGGTCCAGAACCGCTACAATCTCGTCGACCGCACCAGCGAAGACGTGCTCGATTATTGCACAAGGCACAATATCGGCTTCATCCCCTGGTTCCCGCTTGCCGCTGGCGACCTCGCCAAGGAAGGCTCGCTGCTCGACATCATCGCAAAGAAGCATGGCGCTGCTCCGAGCCAGATCGCGCTCGCCTGGGTCCTGAAGCGCAGCCCGGTCATGCTGCCTATCCCCGGCACCGGCAAGGTCAAACATCTAGAAGAGAACACGGCGGCGGTAAATATCACGCTGTCGTATGAAGAGTTTTCGGCGCTGGATGCCGAAGGCAAGAAGGCATTTGCCGCTGCTTGA
- a CDS encoding ROK family transcriptional regulator, with product MSPLQDPADTPTSPSILDPSGGANQVRVRAHNERLVLSLVRRHGALSKAEIARRSGLSAQTVSVIMRALEKDGLLSRGDPVRGRVGQPSIPMRLNPDAVLSFGVKIGRRSADLVLMDFVGHIRMQLHQIYPYPLPQDIMSFVTSGIAELEARLSSEERRRLAGVGIAAPFELWNWAEEVGAPDGAMEAWRGFDLQAEVAARVPYLVYLQNDATSACGAELVFGVGPRYPDFVYLFIGSFLGGGIVLNSSIFVGRTGTAGALGPLPVRGRNGETRQLLDIASIFVLENLLRDRGFDPRPLWYSADNWIDFGEPLETWIQDTAKALAQAIVAAASIIDFSAAIIDGGFPDWVRERVVRATIKAASDLDLQGVVMPEIIEGAVGPQARAIGGASLPIFARYLIDQNILFKEIDHVEGH from the coding sequence ATGTCTCCCCTGCAAGACCCGGCGGATACACCGACATCACCCTCGATTCTCGACCCCAGCGGGGGCGCGAACCAGGTGCGCGTGCGCGCGCATAACGAACGGCTGGTGTTGTCGCTGGTGCGCCGTCACGGCGCGCTGTCGAAGGCGGAGATTGCGCGGCGCAGCGGGCTGTCGGCGCAGACGGTCTCCGTCATTATGCGGGCGCTGGAGAAAGACGGGCTGCTGTCGCGCGGTGATCCCGTGCGCGGGCGCGTGGGGCAACCTTCCATTCCGATGCGGCTCAATCCGGATGCAGTGCTCTCCTTCGGCGTCAAGATCGGCAGGCGCAGCGCCGATCTCGTGCTGATGGATTTCGTCGGCCACATACGAATGCAGCTTCACCAGATCTACCCTTACCCACTGCCGCAGGACATTATGTCCTTCGTCACGTCAGGCATTGCGGAACTTGAAGCGCGCCTCAGCAGCGAGGAGCGTCGCCGGCTTGCCGGAGTCGGCATCGCTGCCCCCTTCGAACTCTGGAACTGGGCGGAAGAAGTCGGTGCACCCGATGGAGCGATGGAGGCCTGGCGCGGGTTCGACCTGCAGGCGGAGGTCGCCGCCCGCGTGCCCTATCTCGTCTATCTGCAGAACGACGCCACCAGCGCCTGCGGCGCCGAACTCGTCTTCGGCGTCGGCCCGCGCTATCCGGATTTCGTCTATCTTTTCATCGGTTCCTTCCTCGGCGGCGGCATCGTTCTGAACTCCTCGATTTTCGTGGGGCGGACCGGAACGGCGGGTGCGCTCGGCCCCCTGCCTGTGCGAGGGCGCAATGGCGAAACTCGGCAGTTGCTCGACATCGCCTCGATCTTCGTGCTCGAAAACCTGCTGAGGGATCGCGGCTTCGATCCGAGGCCGCTCTGGTATTCGGCGGACAACTGGATCGACTTCGGCGAGCCGCTGGAAACCTGGATCCAGGACACCGCCAAGGCGCTGGCGCAGGCGATCGTCGCCGCCGCATCCATTATCGATTTCAGCGCTGCCATCATCGACGGCGGCTTTCCCGACTGGGTGCGCGAACGGGTCGTGCGCGCCACCATCAAAGCGGCCTCGGACCTCGACCTGCAAGGCGTCGTCATGCCGGAAATTATCGAAGGCGCAGTGGGGCCGCAGGCGCGTGCCATCGGCGGCGCCAGCCTGCCGATTTTCGCGCGCTATCTCATCGACCAAAACATACTTTTCAAGGAGATAGACCATGTTGAAGGGCATTGA